The following proteins are co-located in the Bacteroidales bacterium genome:
- the pdxH gene encoding pyridoxamine 5'-phosphate oxidase: MENLKLAEIRKEYLQGELDEKSVDKNPLIQFSLWMNDALKAEVLEPTAMVLATVGKNFKPSARMVLLKGVDDGDFLFFSNYESKKGLQIDENPHVALTFFWKELERQVRIEGEVEKTSQAISDDYFKSRPYESRLSAAASPQSKPVTGRRELERLKDELREQFPDRNFPRPANWGGYRVKPRLIEFWQGRRSRLHDRVVYELNSQGVWLISRLAP; the protein is encoded by the coding sequence ATGGAAAATTTAAAATTAGCAGAAATCAGAAAAGAATATTTGCAGGGCGAACTGGACGAAAAGAGTGTGGATAAAAATCCTCTGATTCAATTTAGCCTTTGGATGAATGATGCCCTGAAAGCAGAGGTGTTGGAGCCAACTGCCATGGTGCTTGCAACAGTTGGTAAGAATTTTAAGCCCTCCGCCAGAATGGTTTTGCTCAAAGGCGTTGATGATGGGGATTTTTTATTTTTTTCCAACTATGAAAGTAAAAAAGGATTACAAATTGATGAAAACCCGCATGTTGCGCTGACCTTCTTCTGGAAGGAACTTGAACGTCAGGTACGGATTGAGGGTGAAGTGGAAAAAACTTCGCAAGCCATTTCTGATGACTATTTTAAATCTCGCCCTTACGAAAGCCGTCTAAGCGCTGCTGCATCACCCCAAAGTAAGCCCGTCACGGGCAGGCGGGAGCTTGAACGTTTAAAAGATGAGTTAAGAGAGCAATTTCCCGACAGGAACTTTCCCCGGCCGGCAAACTGGGGAGGATACAGGGTTAAGCCCCGGTTGATTGAATTTTGGCAGGGTCGCAGAAGCCGCCTTCACGACAGGGTTGTTTATGAACTGAATAGCCAGGGAGTGTGGCTAATTAGCAGGCTGGCGCCATAG
- a CDS encoding virulence protein RhuM/Fic/DOC family protein, with protein sequence MSEVIKYIAPETEIELEVGFERDTVWLSQDQMVALFQRDQSVISRHIKNVFIERELDEKSNMQKMHIANSDKPVMFYNLDVIISVGYRVKSLRGTQFRIWATKILKEKLLESVRRKSTAEELVNVVKYIGRITQGRALEKEEAVGLLYVITDYSHALEMLDKYDHQLLELKAGLKESTLVTVEEIRQLIAEMKTKFGGSALFGLEKDRSLESSVTAIYQTYDGKELYPSPEIKAANLLYFLVKNHSFVDGNKRIAAASFIFFLHKNNLLYSDYGAKIIDNNTLVALTLMLAESNPADREMLVKVVVNLLNR encoded by the coding sequence ATGTCCGAAGTCATCAAATACATAGCTCCAGAAACCGAAATTGAACTTGAAGTCGGTTTTGAAAGGGATACTGTTTGGCTTTCACAAGATCAAATGGTGGCTCTTTTTCAGCGCGATCAATCTGTAATTTCAAGGCATATAAAAAACGTTTTTATTGAACGGGAATTGGATGAAAAAAGCAATATGCAAAAAATGCATATTGCAAATTCTGATAAGCCAGTCATGTTTTACAACCTTGATGTGATCATTTCTGTTGGATACCGTGTAAAATCTCTTCGTGGCACCCAGTTCCGAATTTGGGCTACAAAAATTCTGAAAGAGAAACTGCTCGAATCGGTGAGGCGGAAAAGTACAGCAGAGGAACTGGTGAATGTGGTTAAATACATTGGCAGGATCACTCAGGGTAGAGCGCTGGAAAAGGAAGAAGCGGTGGGCTTGCTGTATGTGATCACTGATTACAGTCATGCCCTGGAAATGCTGGATAAATACGATCACCAACTCCTGGAATTAAAAGCAGGGTTGAAAGAATCAACACTAGTTACCGTTGAGGAAATTAGGCAACTTATTGCTGAGATGAAAACGAAATTTGGGGGTAGCGCCCTTTTCGGACTTGAAAAAGACCGGTCACTCGAGAGTTCCGTGACTGCCATATACCAGACTTATGACGGTAAAGAGTTGTATCCTTCACCGGAAATCAAAGCTGCAAACCTGCTTTACTTTTTGGTAAAAAATCACTCCTTTGTTGATGGCAACAAGCGTATTGCTGCAGCATCATTTATCTTCTTTTTGCATAAAAACAACCTCCTGTATAGCGATTATGGCGCAAAAATCATTGACAACAACACCCTGGTGGCTTTAACATTGATGCTCGCCGAAAGTAATCCGGCTGATAGAGAAATGTTAGTTAAGGTAGTTGTAAACTTGCTAAATAGATAA
- a CDS encoding 3'-5' exonuclease translates to MPYLVLDLEMTGPEPDYNEIIQIGAEVYDDDWKFRGEFLSNVYPENEDAFSGHSEEIHGISIDDLDEAPMLNEVLEEFEAWMRKSLFFRQQDSLKSIVICGQSIINDINFLTYAYKKEKIPWPFSYRMLELSSISQYAFMILENNGKKVPRSHSLTNVAAYFGFEREGETHNALEDSRLTAKCFIALFDLTKELVFK, encoded by the coding sequence ATGCCTTACCTTGTCCTTGATTTAGAAATGACCGGGCCGGAACCCGATTACAATGAGATTATTCAGATCGGCGCCGAAGTTTACGATGATGACTGGAAGTTCAGGGGAGAATTCCTCAGTAATGTTTATCCTGAAAATGAAGATGCTTTTTCCGGGCATTCTGAGGAGATTCACGGGATTTCCATCGACGATCTTGATGAAGCACCAATGCTAAACGAAGTACTGGAGGAGTTTGAGGCCTGGATGAGGAAAAGTCTCTTCTTTCGACAACAGGATTCTTTAAAAAGTATCGTGATCTGTGGCCAGAGCATCATCAACGACATCAATTTTCTGACTTATGCCTATAAAAAGGAAAAAATACCCTGGCCGTTTTCCTACCGGATGCTTGAACTGAGCAGCATTTCGCAATATGCATTTATGATCCTGGAAAATAATGGTAAAAAAGTTCCCCGGTCGCATAGCCTCACCAATGTAGCGGCTTATTTTGGCTTTGAGCGTGAAGGCGAAACCCATAATGCACTTGAAGATTCCAGATTGACAGCAAAATGCTTTATTGCCCTGTTCGACCTGACAAAAGAGTTGGTTTTCAAATAA
- a CDS encoding isoprenylcysteine carboxylmethyltransferase family protein codes for MGTQSLVVLLLFLVLSVRMAMTIHAVRKRGGELYGKASITNFVVLFSKFAALFPVLLMVVHMAGVQIPSYRLPEFVQLAGILIMIIASGFLYLSLADLGKFTKMGLPKNDTIQLQTNGIYRFSRNPMYLGVILLTISSVLIVPNIISLPIGVTGIYLHHLIILKEEAFLEKKFGQRYSIYKKHTRRYL; via the coding sequence TTGGGAACCCAAAGTTTAGTTGTTCTGCTGTTGTTTCTCGTCCTTTCTGTCCGGATGGCTATGACAATTCATGCTGTAAGGAAACGGGGAGGGGAGCTTTACGGAAAGGCATCAATCACTAATTTTGTTGTGCTGTTTTCCAAATTTGCTGCGTTGTTCCCGGTTTTACTGATGGTTGTGCATATGGCCGGTGTGCAAATTCCCAGTTATCGTTTGCCCGAATTCGTTCAACTTGCCGGTATTTTAATCATGATAATTGCTTCAGGCTTTCTTTACCTTTCATTGGCCGATCTGGGGAAATTTACCAAAATGGGACTTCCGAAAAATGACACTATCCAACTGCAAACCAACGGAATTTATCGTTTCAGCCGCAATCCAATGTATCTGGGAGTTATCCTGCTGACTATTTCATCGGTTTTAATCGTACCAAACATCATAAGTTTACCAATTGGTGTGACCGGAATTTACCTGCATCACCTCATCATTCTCAAAGAAGAAGCGTTTCTTGAGAAAAAATTTGGGCAGCGGTATTCAATATACAAAAAGCACACAAGAAGGTATTTGTGA
- a CDS encoding type II toxin-antitoxin system YafQ family toxin has product MYRIVFTKKFQRDYKLAQKRGLNNDLLNEVVRLLASEKKLPPNNKDHLLKGNYIGFRECHIQPDWLLIYLIDNDRKIVSLIRTGSHADLFS; this is encoded by the coding sequence ATGTATAGGATTGTTTTTACTAAAAAGTTTCAACGCGATTATAAACTAGCTCAAAAACGGGGCTTAAACAATGATCTGCTCAATGAAGTTGTAAGGCTGTTAGCATCAGAAAAAAAATTGCCTCCCAACAACAAAGATCATTTACTAAAAGGAAACTACATAGGTTTCAGAGAATGTCACATTCAACCGGATTGGTTACTGATCTATCTAATTGATAATGACAGAAAGATAGTAAGCCTGATCAGAACCGGAAGCCATGCGGATTTATTCAGCTAA
- the mazG gene encoding nucleoside triphosphate pyrophosphohydrolase: MKEKLAAFERLLKIMDDLRAGCPWDQKQTLESLRYLTIEETYELSDAILEKDMINIKKELGDLMLHLVFYAKIGSETGHFDIKDVLDSISEKLIERHPHIYGDVKVANAEDVKNNWEKIKLREKDRKSVLDGVPNSLPATVKAYRMQEKARGVGFDWENADQVWEKVKEEMQELQCEVKNGEPESMEKEFGDLMFSLVNYARFIGVNPEDALERTNKKFLRRFKYIEEQTKNQGKNLKELTLQEMDAFWDEAKKCE; encoded by the coding sequence ATGAAAGAAAAATTGGCTGCTTTTGAGCGCCTGCTGAAGATTATGGACGACCTGCGCGCCGGTTGTCCCTGGGACCAGAAACAGACGCTTGAAAGCCTCAGATACCTCACCATCGAAGAAACTTACGAACTCTCCGACGCCATTCTCGAAAAGGATATGATCAACATTAAGAAAGAACTCGGCGACCTGATGCTACACCTGGTTTTTTACGCAAAAATCGGTTCTGAAACCGGCCACTTCGACATCAAGGATGTGCTGGACAGCATCAGCGAAAAGCTGATTGAACGTCATCCGCATATTTATGGCGACGTGAAAGTGGCCAACGCGGAAGATGTGAAAAATAACTGGGAGAAGATCAAATTGCGTGAAAAAGACCGAAAGTCGGTGCTGGATGGTGTGCCCAATTCACTACCGGCAACGGTGAAAGCATACAGGATGCAGGAAAAGGCCCGTGGTGTGGGTTTCGATTGGGAAAATGCAGACCAGGTTTGGGAAAAGGTGAAAGAGGAAATGCAGGAACTCCAATGTGAAGTGAAAAATGGTGAACCCGAGAGCATGGAAAAAGAATTTGGCGACCTGATGTTTTCGCTTGTTAATTATGCCCGCTTCATTGGTGTTAATCCTGAAGATGCTTTGGAGCGCACCAACAAAAAATTCCTCCGGCGGTTTAAATACATCGAAGAACAAACTAAAAATCAGGGAAAAAACCTAAAGGAACTAACCCTTCAGGAAATGGATGCCTTTTGGGATGAGGCAAAGAAGTGTGAATAG
- a CDS encoding flavodoxin, translated as MNKIGLFYWPKGGNVEYCAKKIAAKLNNFETEVYSLNMIRELDLPFYDLVIVGGSTSGADIWENAADNNLWFDFFARLEGANLQGKPVAIFGLGDQVLYPDHFVDGMSVIKRELDRVGASLVGRWSTDSYDFTGSESLEEGKFIGLALDEDQQPELTDQRIEKWINQILKEAGL; from the coding sequence ATGAACAAAATCGGATTGTTTTACTGGCCCAAAGGGGGCAATGTCGAGTATTGCGCTAAAAAGATCGCAGCAAAACTTAACAACTTTGAAACAGAGGTTTATAGCCTGAATATGATCAGGGAGCTGGACCTGCCATTTTACGACCTGGTGATTGTGGGTGGCTCCACTTCGGGCGCTGACATCTGGGAAAATGCAGCCGACAACAACTTGTGGTTCGACTTTTTTGCCCGTCTCGAAGGAGCAAATCTCCAGGGGAAACCGGTTGCTATTTTCGGCCTTGGCGACCAGGTGCTTTACCCCGACCACTTTGTGGATGGCATGAGTGTGATCAAACGGGAATTAGATCGTGTGGGCGCTTCACTTGTCGGGCGCTGGTCCACCGACAGTTACGACTTCACCGGATCCGAATCGCTGGAGGAGGGGAAGTTCATCGGCCTTGCTCTCGACGAAGACCAGCAACCCGAACTCACCGATCAGCGAATTGAAAAATGGATTAACCAGATTTTGAAGGAGGCCGGGTTGTAA
- a CDS encoding flavodoxin, whose protein sequence is MKKIGIFFGSTLGNTMKVAEQIQQAFGADQADLFSIEKATAKDIEKYDNLIFGTSTWGLGEMQEDWEKFAGRIDSTDLSAKRIALFGTGDQKEWADSFVNGLGALYHRFKDKITIVGFTPIVGYDFEISLAIKNNRFVGLAIDNVNQADLTQARISRWVEQLRSEFH, encoded by the coding sequence ATGAAAAAAATTGGAATATTCTTCGGTTCTACGCTCGGGAACACAATGAAAGTTGCTGAACAGATACAACAAGCTTTTGGCGCCGATCAGGCCGACCTGTTCAGCATCGAAAAAGCGACAGCAAAAGACATTGAAAAATATGATAACCTGATTTTCGGAACATCTACCTGGGGTTTGGGTGAAATGCAGGAAGACTGGGAGAAATTTGCAGGCCGAATAGACTCAACTGACCTTTCGGCTAAACGGATTGCCCTGTTTGGAACCGGAGATCAGAAAGAGTGGGCCGACAGTTTTGTGAACGGCCTGGGCGCCCTTTATCACCGTTTTAAAGATAAGATCACCATCGTTGGCTTCACCCCCATTGTTGGCTATGATTTTGAAATTTCGCTGGCCATTAAAAACAACAGGTTTGTCGGGCTGGCAATTGACAATGTAAACCAGGCAGACTTAACGCAAGCGCGCATCAGCAGATGGGTTGAGCAGCTGCGCAGTGAGTTTCATTAA
- a CDS encoding TolC family protein, whose protein sequence is MKRIKNFALAILSLLLTTSVHTQPLRKQMTLDQVITLAQEQSPDALSAKNRFLKSFWELRTSEAMLLPKLDFEATLPQYTRSIEKVIQPDGSEAFRERSLSTASADLTLSKNIGVTGGQVYMRTGLQRIDYLTGLAPNAWLSTPLVVGYSQNIFGFNPYKWSKMIDPIRYNEAKRRYLEEVEQIAINVTNLFFNLLISQIQKDVAEQNTAYYDTLYKIGLGRFNLGRIGENELLQLELSYLRAQADYETAALDVEDRMFKLKSYLRLQDDVSIEPVPPVEGVSYFEIPPDFAIELANLNNSQALAFDRRLIESDREVVRARTTDRFSANIFAQYGLTQSSAEFEEVYKDPQDQQLFVLGIQIPIIDWGLAKGRIKVAESDRDIVRTAVEQERIDFNQSVFLQVMDFKMQQRRLEIAAKSDTVAQKSYEISRQRYLIDKVSITDLTTAQINSDNSRVSFIRSLQNYWNNYYQIRKLTMYDFRENREISINFDLLR, encoded by the coding sequence ATGAAAAGAATAAAAAATTTCGCTTTAGCAATATTGAGTTTACTACTCACAACAAGCGTCCATACTCAGCCGCTTCGTAAGCAGATGACTCTTGATCAGGTGATTACCCTTGCACAGGAGCAGTCACCGGATGCACTTTCAGCCAAAAACAGGTTCCTGAAAAGCTTCTGGGAATTACGCACTTCCGAAGCTATGCTTCTCCCAAAACTCGATTTTGAAGCCACCTTGCCACAATATACCCGTTCGATCGAAAAAGTAATCCAGCCAGATGGCAGCGAAGCTTTCAGGGAGCGAAGCCTTTCGACTGCCTCGGCAGACCTTACCCTGAGTAAAAATATCGGGGTTACAGGAGGGCAGGTGTATATGCGAACAGGTCTCCAGCGGATCGACTACCTCACCGGACTTGCGCCGAATGCATGGCTCTCGACGCCGTTGGTGGTTGGATATTCACAAAACATCTTCGGATTTAACCCTTATAAATGGTCGAAGATGATTGATCCGATCCGCTACAACGAGGCCAAACGAAGGTATCTGGAGGAAGTGGAACAGATTGCAATCAATGTTACGAACCTGTTTTTTAACCTGCTCATTTCGCAAATTCAAAAGGATGTTGCTGAACAAAACACGGCCTACTATGACACGCTGTATAAAATCGGGCTTGGTCGTTTTAATCTTGGCCGTATCGGTGAAAACGAATTGTTGCAACTTGAGCTTAGCTACCTGAGGGCACAGGCCGATTACGAAACCGCTGCCCTTGATGTTGAAGATCGAATGTTTAAACTGAAGTCTTACCTTCGATTGCAGGATGATGTTTCCATAGAACCGGTTCCACCCGTCGAGGGCGTGAGCTACTTTGAAATACCCCCCGATTTTGCCATCGAACTGGCTAACCTGAATAACTCTCAGGCATTGGCTTTTGATCGCAGGTTAATCGAATCAGACAGAGAAGTGGTCCGTGCCCGTACTACCGATCGCTTTAGTGCCAATATTTTTGCACAATACGGTTTAACCCAAAGTTCTGCTGAATTCGAAGAAGTTTACAAAGACCCGCAGGATCAACAATTATTTGTGCTCGGCATCCAAATTCCAATCATTGACTGGGGTCTGGCGAAGGGACGAATCAAGGTGGCTGAATCGGACAGAGATATCGTACGAACCGCGGTGGAACAGGAAAGAATTGACTTTAATCAAAGTGTTTTTTTACAGGTGATGGATTTCAAGATGCAACAGCGACGGCTTGAGATTGCTGCCAAATCCGACACCGTAGCGCAGAAAAGCTATGAAATTTCACGACAGCGCTACCTGATTGATAAAGTGAGCATCACCGACCTTACAACGGCACAAATCAACAGCGACAACTCACGAGTCAGCTTCATCAGAAGTCTCCAAAACTACTGGAACAACTATTACCAGATAAGGAAACTCACGATGTACGATTTCCGCGAAAACAGGGAAATTTCAATCAATTTCGATCTGCTGCGCTAA
- a CDS encoding OsmC family protein: MTTSTIEYLGELRTRITHTRSGQQFITDAPPDNQGKGEAISPTDLLATSLGACAVTIIGIAANTHGFCIDGTKINITKIMAANPRRVSEVIVEFYFPKNDYTEKQKTIIRQSALTCPVFQSLHPDLKKNLEFHF; the protein is encoded by the coding sequence ATGACTACATCTACCATTGAATATTTGGGGGAACTTCGCACCCGGATAACCCATACCCGCTCGGGTCAACAATTTATCACCGATGCACCGCCCGATAACCAGGGAAAGGGAGAGGCGATTTCACCCACCGATCTGCTGGCTACTTCGCTTGGAGCCTGTGCTGTAACTATTATCGGGATTGCTGCCAATACGCACGGTTTCTGTATTGACGGAACCAAGATCAACATCACCAAGATTATGGCTGCCAATCCACGACGGGTGAGTGAGGTAATCGTTGAGTTTTATTTCCCGAAAAATGACTACACCGAAAAACAGAAAACCATTATCCGTCAATCAGCTCTTACTTGTCCTGTTTTTCAAAGTTTACATCCTGATCTGAAGAAAAACCTCGAGTTTCATTTTTAA
- a CDS encoding ABC transporter permease: protein MKRHLYNLNSAVEAVFTNKFRSILTALGIIFGVAAVIAMMAIGTGAQQEILEQIRMVGVNNIVITPKITDETKTEEEQTEEDGQTVNKKYSPGLTLADAQSISEIIPGVDRISPEVVYNTFVVKSGTRGNARFSGVEPGFFDVYNLELYEGEMFSDWQREHGAPVCIIGPDIRAKYFKQENPIGKKIKCGNIWLEVIGVTKSRAVSKAATETLGVSEFNNTVFAPIKTVLLRYRDRSLLTKASINQGNNEQTSDNTNQLDKLIVQMKESEQLAATAAVIQRMLIRRHAGLDDFEIIIPELLLKQQQRTKDIFNIVLGAIASISLIVGGIGIMNIMLASVMERISEIGLRKAIGARRNDIIFQFVAEATIISISGGFIGIVLGVILAHIIMTTTGILTVVSLFSILVSFGVAASVGIVFGLMPARKAAGQDPVTSLRHE, encoded by the coding sequence TTGAAGCGGCATCTCTATAACCTGAATTCAGCGGTTGAAGCGGTATTTACCAACAAATTCCGCTCAATCCTTACTGCGCTGGGAATCATTTTTGGTGTGGCTGCAGTTATAGCAATGATGGCAATTGGAACAGGTGCCCAGCAGGAAATTCTGGAACAAATCCGGATGGTTGGCGTCAACAACATCGTAATTACCCCAAAAATTACTGACGAAACCAAAACCGAAGAGGAACAAACCGAAGAAGACGGTCAGACGGTAAATAAAAAATATTCCCCGGGACTTACACTTGCCGACGCTCAAAGCATCAGCGAAATTATTCCTGGAGTTGATAGAATTAGCCCTGAAGTGGTTTACAATACATTTGTTGTTAAATCAGGTACCCGTGGAAATGCACGTTTTTCGGGTGTCGAACCCGGCTTCTTCGATGTGTACAACCTGGAATTATACGAAGGCGAAATGTTTTCAGACTGGCAACGCGAACACGGAGCTCCCGTTTGTATCATAGGGCCGGATATTCGCGCAAAGTATTTTAAACAGGAAAATCCAATCGGAAAAAAGATTAAATGCGGAAATATCTGGCTTGAAGTGATCGGGGTGACCAAATCGCGTGCAGTAAGCAAAGCAGCAACAGAAACGTTGGGTGTGAGCGAGTTTAACAACACAGTTTTTGCTCCTATAAAAACCGTCCTGCTTCGCTACCGCGATCGTTCTTTACTCACCAAAGCCAGCATTAACCAGGGAAACAACGAGCAAACCAGCGATAATACCAATCAGTTGGATAAATTGATTGTCCAGATGAAGGAAAGCGAGCAACTGGCTGCCACCGCTGCAGTCATTCAGCGCATGCTAATACGTCGACATGCCGGGTTAGACGATTTCGAGATCATCATACCTGAACTCCTGCTCAAACAGCAACAACGAACTAAAGACATTTTCAACATTGTGCTGGGGGCTATTGCCAGCATTTCACTCATTGTTGGCGGCATCGGTATTATGAACATTATGCTCGCTTCGGTGATGGAGCGCATCAGTGAGATCGGACTTCGCAAAGCCATTGGCGCCAGGCGAAATGACATTATTTTTCAGTTTGTAGCCGAGGCTACCATCATCAGTATCAGTGGTGGTTTTATCGGGATAGTACTCGGCGTTATTCTGGCTCATATCATTATGACAACCACAGGGATTCTAACAGTAGTTTCGCTGTTTTCAATACTGGTCTCCTTCGGTGTAGCCGCCTCAGTGGGTATTGTGTTTGGCCTGATGCCAGCCCGAAAAGCCGCCGGACAAGACCCGGTTACTTCGTTAAGACATGAATAG
- a CDS encoding CotH kinase family protein, which yields MSRFAHFSILLKLLFPIALIAFTTTLYSQNFTDSNLPIVIINTDIDPNTGQPAIIPDEPKVLATMKIIYHPDGSRNYVSDQNNPDYLNYNGRIGIELRGTTSQWPPKKPYGLTTLKDDNQTNNNVEILGMPSENDWILNSFAFDPSLLRDALSYQLSRNIGNYSTRFVYCEVMVNGDYKGLYIFMEKIKIDNDRLDLVKLTTLDNTLPIVTGGYITKADKNTGGDPVAWTMPSYSGPWANVDYIHDNPKPEDITTQQHNYIYNYFMAFQQTMTSGNASLVTGYPSKIDIPSFIDFMIINELASNADAYQFSTYFHKDRSGKLRAGPIWDLNLTYGNDLFLWGFDRSHTDVWQFNYENRGSKFWKDLFDHATFKCYLAKRWNELATSGQPLSYAIVTGQIDEIVTLISEATVRESQRWGTIGNHANNIAEMKTWLQERITWLNAQLNNYQNCANPDVPELVITRIHYHPLEEQGFAEDELEYIEILNNSSETVDLTGIYLKELGISYQFPPNTFISPFETIQLAGNAIAFEQFCGITPFGQYTRYLSNKSHNLVLCDAFGNIIDEVEYFDSAPWPEEADGDGPHLKLISPELDNSLAENWIASTDPLLSLSRPRNQVHLSLFPNPAPTSCLIESDHLIINCRLTDVFGKTVIEDQHPLSYSHTLIVENLKPATYILITSFEDGSRTINKLVVCRAN from the coding sequence ATGTCACGCTTCGCCCACTTCTCTATACTCCTGAAACTGCTCTTCCCTATAGCGCTGATAGCGTTTACAACGACCCTGTATTCACAGAATTTTACCGATAGTAACCTTCCGATCGTAATCATCAACACCGATATTGACCCCAACACCGGCCAACCCGCAATCATTCCTGATGAGCCGAAGGTGCTGGCTACCATGAAAATCATTTACCATCCGGATGGCTCACGTAACTATGTGAGCGATCAAAACAACCCGGATTATCTTAACTATAATGGCCGTATCGGAATTGAACTCCGGGGCACAACGTCTCAATGGCCGCCGAAAAAACCGTATGGCCTTACCACGCTGAAAGATGATAACCAGACCAACAATAACGTGGAAATTCTTGGCATGCCCAGCGAGAACGACTGGATTCTGAATTCTTTTGCATTTGACCCCTCTCTGTTGCGCGACGCGCTTTCTTATCAACTCTCCAGAAACATTGGAAACTATTCCACTCGTTTTGTTTACTGCGAGGTAATGGTGAACGGGGATTACAAAGGCCTTTACATTTTTATGGAAAAAATAAAAATTGACAATGACCGCCTGGATTTGGTTAAACTCACTACTCTCGACAACACATTACCTATTGTTACCGGCGGATATATTACTAAGGCGGATAAAAATACCGGGGGCGACCCGGTAGCCTGGACCATGCCCTCCTATTCCGGCCCCTGGGCTAATGTGGATTACATTCACGACAATCCAAAGCCGGAAGATATCACCACTCAACAACATAACTATATCTATAATTATTTCATGGCTTTCCAGCAAACGATGACTAGCGGGAATGCTTCACTGGTCACCGGGTACCCCTCCAAGATCGATATTCCTTCATTTATCGATTTTATGATCATTAACGAACTGGCCTCCAATGCGGATGCTTATCAGTTCAGTACATATTTTCACAAAGACAGAAGCGGAAAATTGCGCGCAGGCCCTATTTGGGATTTGAATTTAACCTACGGCAATGACTTATTTTTATGGGGTTTCGACCGAAGCCATACAGATGTGTGGCAGTTCAACTATGAAAATCGGGGATCAAAATTTTGGAAAGACTTGTTTGACCATGCTACCTTTAAATGCTACCTGGCCAAAAGATGGAATGAACTTGCAACATCGGGGCAACCACTCAGCTACGCTATTGTGACCGGCCAAATTGATGAGATCGTCACTCTGATCTCAGAAGCAACTGTCAGAGAAAGCCAACGCTGGGGAACTATTGGTAATCACGCCAATAATATTGCCGAAATGAAAACCTGGCTTCAGGAACGGATCACCTGGCTAAACGCGCAACTCAACAACTACCAGAACTGCGCCAACCCTGATGTGCCGGAATTGGTTATCACAAGGATACATTATCACCCTTTGGAAGAGCAGGGATTTGCCGAAGATGAGCTTGAATATATCGAAATTCTTAACAATAGCAGTGAAACTGTTGACCTGACAGGTATCTATCTCAAGGAATTAGGAATTAGTTACCAGTTTCCACCCAACACGTTTATCAGTCCTTTTGAAACCATACAATTGGCTGGTAATGCTATAGCTTTTGAGCAGTTTTGCGGGATTACCCCCTTCGGGCAATATACCCGGTACCTTTCCAACAAATCACATAATCTGGTTTTATGCGATGCTTTTGGAAATATTATTGACGAAGTTGAATACTTCGACTCGGCGCCATGGCCAGAGGAAGCAGATGGCGATGGTCCTCACCTCAAACTGATCAGCCCCGAGCTTGATAATAGCCTGGCTGAAAACTGGATCGCCTCAACCGATCCTTTGCTTAGCCTTTCGAGACCCCGAAACCAGGTACATCTTTCGTTGTTTCCTAATCCTGCCCCTACCAGCTGCCTCATCGAAAGTGACCACCTGATCATCAACTGCCGCCTGACTGACGTCTTTGGAAAAACCGTAATCGAGGACCAACACCCCCTATCTTACTCTCATACCCTTATAGTTGAGAATCTGAAACCGGCAACCTATATCCTGATCACCAGCTTTGAAGATGGGTCAAGAACAATTAACAAACTTGTTGTTTGTAGAGCCAACTAA